GAAGGAGAGAAAAGAATATCACAAAGAAGAAAACGACAATTATTAGAAGACATATAAGAAGACCCTTAATGAGTTATGGGAAGAGAAGTACCATTACCAATAGTGACAACATCGTTGCCATGATAAGGGGTAGAGTTGGAGATATTCCCATGATCAGCAGTGACATGATAATTTGCTCCTGAGTCAAGTGTCCAAGATTGAGCCAACCCTGGTTGTGCAGTGGTAAAATTGGTGATTGGTCTTTAACTGGGAGGCATGGGAGAGGATGATATGGGCAATGGGCATTGACGTGCCATATGACATGTACCCTTACAGTTATAGCAAGTAAGTGGAGATGGAGAGGAAGTTGGAGTATTATATGAATAACGACTGCCCCTGTTATTATAAGGACGTCCTCATCCATGGTCGCCCCTATTAGGCCTATAATTCTGTGTCTTTGTGACAACTTATGCAGTTGGGGGAACACTATAATCCATTATTAGTGCATCCAGATTCAATTGCGCTTCTTCGTTTAAAAGGAGAGCTTATAAGTCATCGAACTTTATTGGTGCATGACGAGCTTCAAGTGCCCTTGTAAAGGGAGAATGAACAGAACCCAATCCTTTAATAATGTCTCCAACCAATACATCCTTGGATATTGGAGATTGCAAGGCTGCAAGTTGATCGTAGATGGACTATGCCTTTCACATGTAGGAATCAATGGAGTCTGTCCCTTTAGATAAGTGTTTTAACTGCTTTTGAAGCTGTTGGATCTGAGTTCTTGAGCCTGAGGAAAAGATAGTTTGTAGTTTTCTCCAGACTTCCTTTGCGGTCTTAACACCTATTAAGTGAGGAAGTAAAGTCTCAAAGATTGAGCAAAAAAACTAGCTTAACACTAGCTGATCCTTTTGAAACCAAGAGGTATATTGTGGATTTATGGTACCATCTTCAAGGTTTGGTGTTGGTGGTGTATAGGTAGCTGATATGTGGTCAGCCAAGTTATAACTGTTAAGTAATGGCAAGATTTGTGCATGCCATAACAAATAGTTGTTAGAGGTTAACTTGACCGAGAGGAAGTAAGAAACATTGGATGGCAGTGGAGCGAAGATTTTATCAAGAGAAGTTGAAGAAGAGGCTAAAACAATTTCTTGAGACATGATGCTGTCAGGCTAAGGggatttgctctgataccatatagAGTTTGGTACTGATCAAAGGTTATGTTTTATTAAATGATGATGTTGTATATATAACATGTACAAGCTAATCATGATAAGGATCAGATATACAGAAGGTATCCTAGCTAAGAAATACAAGTGATACACATCAATCATGATAAGGATTAGATGTACAAAGGTATCCTAGCTAAGGTATACAAGTAATACTCGTCTAGATATACATGAAGAGTTATACATAGATACAATCTCTATCACTTCTCGTGCCTCATTTATCATAACTATATCAttcgcaaatatcatgcaccaatggatactttcttgtatatgtttcgccaATTCATTTAGAAATAATGTAAAAAGATAAgagcttacagctgaaccttggtgtaatttaattgagataggaaaatctcttgtgtctcctctcactgtgcgcacaatagtagttgctccttcatacatatctttcaatacttgtatgtacctaatagataccattTTTTTGttttaacactctccataagacatcgcTTGGaaaactatcataagccttctctaaaTCGATAAAAACTATATATAGAACTTTCTTCATATCTTTATATTTCTCCACCAAGCttttaatgagaaagatcgctttcatagttgaacgaccaggcatgaagccaaattgattgagagagatagaagcattatgacgtagtcgatgttatAAATAAATGGTAGTTTATAGATggattaatatatattataaatattaaaattaataaaagtttATATAATTCTTTTTAAAAACTAACGCAATAAAATTTGTTATAATAATTGAATTCCCAAATTCTACTTGTTTTTACACTCTAATTGTTATTgagaattaattatatgaaatcttTGTTGTTAGGCTATCGATGCCCCTTATGTCTTAAAAAATTATACTTGCATGCGTAAAGGCGGCTTTCTGCTTCCACTTTGACTTAGAAATTGTagcattataattaatattagttactatttatattaattaGTTTATTTAAAAATTCTCAATAGAATTATGcttcttaataaaataaaatttgattttaaataggAAATCAATTTTAAATGGTaaaccaattaaattaaattttttttaataatatttataggaTTAAAATTATAGAATCACAAAATTAGAGTTATAACATGATTTTTGTTTTAAGTataattactattaaaataatattaaaattttaatttatatcaattataataatatttaaaatttaaaattatttataaaaactaTAGCCTAGCAATGAATTAATATGAATAAACctttaattgttaaaaatattagcgATAAATTTATTATTGCTAAAAGTTATTCGCAACGAATGTACATGAAATAGTTATTAatactaattttttattaatatttttataaatgatataaattataaaacacgtgtgtgtatatatatatatatatctttgtttagtattcttatttttttttaataatttttttagtttttttctttatttatgatTGAACCAGTTAATAtatcttttaaatttaatatttaatatttttatataattattaattatgatattgaaaatataaatatattatttatatttattgtatatatttttcgtggcttttaatttttaaaattttaatagaaattttttattttttcaacatTTTGATTCAACTAAAAGTGTAACCAATTATTTAGCCCCAGACTTTGAGAGATTTTGCGACTGAGCTCGAATCGAATAGAATTGATAGACGTTGAACACTTGCACAATACACACGAATGACCCATCATTCATTTTGATTAAAGATGATTTGAAAAAGATTAttgaaaaatacaaaatatgaatcaTTTTATTGTGATGcttcaaaaaataaaatcaataacAAAATATCCAAAAGTTTCTCTTTTAACTTGCCTTCTATCAATTTAGCACAAACTTTGTCGTAAGTCtttcaaaatcaattcaaatgctTTGTGAGTGCTCCAATCACGTAAgcaacttttttattttttatattagaataattatttttatatagttgattaattaataatttattgcaAAAGATTATCAATATAAAATTTAGActataatttaatcaattaatttaatttttaatatttatttttatataaatatacatttttttaatatttatttagaaaAGCAATATATTACGCANNNNNNNNNNNNNTCTGATGAGCTTGGAGAAGAACAGGTTTCTTCTTTTTTAATCATTATTCAATTTGTATGATAAATTTACTAGAATAAACAAATTGATCTTGTCCTTTTTCATTAGCTCTTATAGGCTTTACTGCCAATTTATTTGCAATTTCTTCCGTTGGATGCTGTCAATTTTCAAGATTTGATAGAAATGCTTCATTTGAAACAATTTTCAagcattttcaatttttttgaaaCATATACTGCAGCACAGGGGATGTGAAGCTTGATGAAAACCAGAAACATTGCAGCATCACCATTGATTATATACATCTGATCTTGGACCCACTATAATGAGATGCTtccaaagtgcagaatttttcttaaattttaatttatagctAGATGATATGCAGAAGTGCTAAGGAATGTGGTCCTGATGTGACAGGCATTTGTGATAGGTCATGACTGGGGTGCAGAAATTGCATGGCACCTTTGCCTTTTCAGGCCAGATAGAGTAAAGGCTCTCGTTAACTTAGGCGTCCCTTACCGGCCACGTTCCCCACAGTTCAAACCTTCTCACTACTTCACTAAATATGGACGAGGCTTCTACATCTCCCAGTTCCAGGTAACAAAGCAATTCCAATTATATAATCAGAAGGCCATGAGTTGAATGGAAACAGTCTCTCTGCAAAAGAGCCTGGAAGGGCTGGGAGCCTTGGGATTGCCCTTTACAATTCTCTGTACTTTGTTAGTATTTCATTGATTTTTGCACTGCAGGAGCCTGGAGGAGCAGAAAATTCTTTCTCCAAGTATGACTCGGTGACAATTCTGAAGAAGTTTCTGTTGATCAATGCTCCTGATCTTCTAGCAGCACCTCCAGGGGTTGAGATTATAGATTTTCTCGAAACCCCATCTTTGTTGCCTCCATGGATTACTGAAGAAGAGCTCCAATTTTCTGCTAGCAagtttcagaaaactggtttcacaGGGGCCTTGAACTATTACCGTGCTATGGACTTGTAAGATATCTCCCAACATCAATTTCCATATCactcaaatttttttttactaataatCTCTAATGAATTGATATCAATAGAATTGAAATTACTCATACCATTAGATTAAGAACCTAAAAAATAGTTAGTGCTTGCGTGAAATTCCCTCTACCCATCATATAGGACAGATGACTGTCAGTAAGATTCATATGTTTAGGGTTGCTTCcatcaaaataatttaaatcaatttgGCCTAGCTTCCTCTTGGATGCATTGGACCATCCACTAGAGTCCAGTCTCTTCTTTTTGGCTCAACCTTATGGGATTTATAAAAGTCTATCTCATTTGGCGATGTCACATGCATTTTGGGTAGTATAACTAGTCCTAATATCATGTGAAATTCTTTAATAGGAATATTGAGTTATGGGATTGCCTCTATTAAAATTGTTTATACC
This Hevea brasiliensis isolate MT/VB/25A 57/8 unplaced genomic scaffold, ASM3005281v1 Scaf1, whole genome shotgun sequence DNA region includes the following protein-coding sequences:
- the LOC131176301 gene encoding uncharacterized protein LOC131176301; translated protein: SDELGEEQAFVIGHDWGAEIAWHLCLFRPDRVKALVNLGVPYRPRSPQFKPSHYFTKYGRGFYISQFQEPGGAENSFSKYDSVTILKKFLLINAPDLLAAPPGVEIIDFLETPSLLPPWITEEELQFSASKFQKTGFTGALNYYRAMDLNWELLGAWQGAKITVPTKLIIGDKDLGFVSFGTKDYINGEIFKSFVPNLEAVVIDGHHFIQQEKAEQVSNEILSFFSKKPKM